A genomic window from Phocoena sinus isolate mPhoSin1 chromosome 20, mPhoSin1.pri, whole genome shotgun sequence includes:
- the ARHGEF15 gene encoding rho guanine nucleotide exchange factor 15, translated as MSAQSLPAATPPTQKPPRIIRPRPPSRPRAAQSPGAHHNGSSPQEPPITANEAPTLMCTPIFWEPPASSLKPPALLPPSASKASLDSQTSPDSPSGTPSPVSRRSISPEPAPRSPVPPPKPSGSPRTALPLLHSNRAPGQDGSASAAGTVRRLAGRFEWGVEGKAQAPDALEPGPPGGLDVNGERETTQGILAGSGSQENGTPDAALACPPCCPCVCHVARPGLELRWVPLGGYEDGPRVPCRASPLRTSRSRPSPPSLSQPPVVLTSYRSTAERKLLPPLKPPKPTRVRQDVTSSGDTPQPDLDLPSEDGIQTGDSPDGAPQNDPPATTEGREAEELEELKGQNWELPLQDEPLYQTYRAAVLSEELWGVSEDGGPSSANPGEAPPFARPPGPRNTLWQELPAVRASGLLDTLSPQERRMQESLFEVVTSEASYLRSLRLLTDTFVLSQALRDTLTPRDHHTLFSNVQRVQGVSERFLGKLLSRVRSSPHISDLCDVVHAHAVGPFSVYVDYVRNQQYQEETYSRLMDTNVRFSAELRRLQSLPKCQRLPLPSFLLLPFQRITRLRMLLQNILRQTEEGSNRQENAQKALGAVSKIIERCSAEVGRMKQTEELIRLTQRLRFHKVKALPLVSWSRRLELQGELTELGCRRGGVLFASRPRFTPLCLLLFSDLLLITQPKSGQRLQVLDYAHRSLVQAQQVPDPSGPPTFRLSLLSNHQGRPTHRLLQASSLSDMQRWLGAFPTPGPLPCSPGTIYEDCDCSQELCSETSTPAKTEGRNLESRAPHKHLYKSPEGWLKGLPGAFPAQLVCEVTGEHERRKHLRQHQRLLEAVGSSSGSPSAPQP; from the exons ATGTCAGCTCAGTCTCTTCCTGCAGCAACACCCCCTACCCAGAAGCCCCCTCGGATCATCCGGCCCCGCCCCCCTTCTCGCCCCCGGGCTGCCCAGTCCCCGGGGGCCCACCACAACGGCTCCTCTCCACAAGAACCTCCCATCACTGCCAACGAGGCACCAACGCTGATGTGCACCCCCATCTTCTGGGAGCCCCCAGCCTCGTCCCTCAAGCCCCCAGCCCTTCTGCCCCCGTCAGCTTCTAAAGCCAGCCTCGACTCCCAGACTTCCCCAGACTCGCCTTCCGGCACCCCCAGCCCAGTGTCCCGGCGCTCCATCTCCCCAGAACCCGCTCCCCGGTCTCCAGTGCCCCCACCCAAACCCTCCGGGTCACCCCGAAcggccctgcccctgctccaTTCGAACCGGGCCCCTGGCCAGGATGGCTCTGCCTCGGCCGCAGGCACCGTGCGGAGACTGGCTGGCAGGTTCGAATGGGGGGTTGAAGGCAAGGCCCAGGCTCCAGATGCCCTGGAGCCGGGTCCTCCTGGGGGACTGGATGTGAATGGGGAGAGAGAGACCACGCAGGGCATCCTCGCTGGAAGTGGGTCCCAGGAGAACGGCACTCCAG ATGCTGCGCTGGCCTGCCCTCCCTGCTGCCCTTGTGTCTGCCACGTAGCCCGGCCCGGCCTGGAGCTCCGATGGGTGCCACTGGGGGGCTATGAGGACGGCCCCAGGGTCCCCTGCCGGGCCTCCCCACTGCGGACCTCCCGCTCCCGCCCCAGCCCTCCAAGCCTCAGCCAGCCCCCAGTCGTCCTCACGTCCTACCGCTCCACTGCCGAGCGCAAACTCCTGCCACCCCTCAAGCCCCCCAAACCAACTCGGGTCAGACAGGACGTCACCAGCTCCGGGGACACCCCACAGCCAGATCTCGATCTGCCCTCCGAAGATGGAATCCAGACAG GGGACAGTCCCGATGGCGCCCCTCAGAACGATCCTCCAGCCACCACGGAGGGCAG GGAGGCTGAGGAGCTGGAGGAGCTGAAGGGGCAGAACTGGGAGCTGCCCCTGCAGGACG AACCCCTGTACCAGACCTATCGAGCAGCCGTGCTGTCAGAGGAGCTGTGGGGGGTCAGTGAGGATGGGGGACCCTCTTCAGCAAATCCTGGGGAAGCTCCCCCCTTCGCCCGGCCCCCCGGACCTCGCAACACGCTGTGGCAGGAGCTTCCGGCTGTGCGAGCCAGCGGCCTCCTAGACACCCTCAGCCCCCAGGAGAGGCGCATGCAGGAG AGCCTGTTCGAGGTGGTGACATCCGAGGCCTCGTACCTGCGCTCCCTGCGGCTGCTGACCGACACCTTTGTGCTGAGCCAGGCGCTCCGGGACACGCTCACCCCCCGGGATCACCACACCCTCTTCTCCAACGTGCAGCGCGTCCAGGGAGTCAGTGAGCG GTTTCTAGGGAAGTTACTGTCCCGTGTGCGCTCTTCCCCCCACATCAGCGACCTGTGCGACGTGGTGCACGCCCACGCCGTGGGGCCTTTCTCCGTGTACGTGGATTACGTGCGGAACCAGCAGTATCAGGAGGAGACGTACAGCCGCCTGAT GGACACGAACGTGCGCTTCTCCGCGGAGCTGCGGCGGCTGCAGAGCCTCCCCAAGTGCCAGCGGCTCCCGCTGCCGTCCTTCCTGCTGCTGCCCTTTCAGCGCATCACGCGGCTCCGTATGCTGCTGCAG AATATCCTGCGCCAGACAGAGGAGGGGTCCAACCGCCAGGAGAATGCCCAGAAGGCTCTGGGTGCTGTCAGCAAG ATCATCGAGCGGTGCAGCGCCGAGGTGGGGCGCATGAAGCAGACAGAGGAGCTGATCCGGCTCACGCAGAGGCTGCGCTTCCACAAAGTCAAG GCCCTGCCCCTGGTCTCCTGGTCCAGGCGCCTGGAGCTGCAGGGGGAGCTGACTGAGTTAGGATGCAGAAGGGGGGGCGTGCTCTTCGCCTCCCGCCCCCGCTTCACCCCCCTCTGCCTGCTGCTCTTCAGTGACTTGCTGCTCATCACTCAGCCCAAGAG TGGGCAGCGGCTACAGGTTCTGGACTATGCCCATCGCTCCCTGGTCCAGGCCCAGCAGGTCCCGGACCCATCTGGACCACCTACGTTCCGCCTCTCCCTTCTCAGCAACCACCAGGGCCGTCCCACCCACCGGCTACTCCAAGCTTCATCCCT ATCAGACATGCAGCGCTGGCTGGGAGCCTTCCCTACCCCAGGcccccttccctgctccccaGGCACCATCTATGAGGACTGTG ATTGTTCCCAGGAACTCTGTTCAGAGACTTCCACACCTGCCAAGACTGAGGGACGGAATCTGGAGTCCAGGGCTCCCCACAAGCACCTATACAAGAGCCCCGAAG GCTGGCTGAAGGGGCTTCCTGGGGCCTTCCCTGCCCAGTTGGTGTGTGAAGTCACGGGGGAACACGAAAGGAGGAAGCACCTTCGTCAGCACCAGAGGCTCCTGGAGGCTGTTGGGTCCTCTTCAGGCTCCCCCAGTGCCCCGCAGCCCTAA